The genomic interval AAGTTCACTTGCCATCCGAGGAGCCGTACAGGGATTGATAGAAAAAGATAAAGAACAGCACAGTAAAGCCAACTACCGGGAAACGCATCAACCACTGTTACCTGTGGAAAAACTTGTCCTTTCTTCCCAAGGTTATGATATTTATCCAACGTTTAAACTGGAAAACGGCTCTATTTACACAGGTTTCGAAAGTCTGGCTGATTGGATAGCTGCGAAAGAGAAAGTAGTGATTGAGGGATATGGAGGAGTGCTTTGGGAACAATTCGTAGACAACCTGAATCAGCAGTTTATCCGCAAAGGTGTTCGTGTGAACTGGCTTTGTATGGATGCTGCCTGGAAAGATGAAAATGAGATCAATCAAATGATTGAACCGTATCTGGGCGGAGATGATCCTATCTTTGGAAATGTGTATCCAGGTGAATTAAGTGACTTTTTTGACCTGGGGAGATTGAAAAAGCTTCAGCCAAAAAAGGCTGGAATTAATATATTGTATGGTTGCGGCGCAGCTTTAGCAGGCTGGAATGCACCCCTCGTATATCTGGATGTACCTAAAAATGAAATTCAGTTCCGTTCGCGGGCGGGAAATGTTTGCAATATCGGAGCTTTACAACCCATTAAACCTGGTCCGCAATACAAACGCTTTTATTTTGTAGACTGGGCAGTACTCAATAAACACAAAAAGCAAATCCTTCCTTCTATTGATGTAATTGTAGATGAACAGCGAGTAGAGGATATCACCTGGATGAACGGAGAGAAGTTTAGAGATGCCTTGCAATCCATGTCGCAGCATATGTTCCGAGTGCGGCCCTGGTTTGAACCCGGTGTGTGGGGCGGACAATGGATAAAAGACAGAATAGAAGGCCTGAGCAAAGAAGTAGTAAATTATGCCTGGTCGTTTGAGCTAATTGTGCCGGAAAACGGAATTATTCTGGAAAGCAACCGCCATTTGCTGGAAGTATCCTTCGACTTTCTGATGTTTGCCGGGAATGAATCAGTATTAGGAAAAGCAGCCAGGCGTTTTAAATATGAATTCCCGATCCGCTTCGATTTTCTGGACACTTTTGATGGTGGAAACCTTTCTTTGCAATGCCATCCGACTACAAAGTTTATCCAGGCGAATTTTGGGGAGAATTTTACCCAGGATGAAACCTATTATATTCTCGATGCCAAAGAAGAGGCAAAGGTATATTTGGGTTTTCAGGAAAATATCAACAAAACTGAGTTTAGAGAAAAGCTGGAGGATAGTTTTCAGAATAATACTCCGGTTGAAGTAGAGAAATATGTACAGGTATTTCCGGCGCAGAAACACGATCTGTTTCTGATTCCCAATGGAACTGTACACTGCTCCGGGAAAAATACCATGGTGCTGGAAATCAGTGCAACACCCTATATCTATACCTTTAAAATGTATGACTGGCTCCGCCTGGACCTTAAAGGTTTACCCCGTCCACTGAACATTGACCGGGCTTTCCGGAACCTGGATTTTGAACGGAAAGGTGAGAAAGTACAGCAGCAATTATTGTCGAAGCCAGAAGTAATCAAAAAAGGCCAAGACTGGCAATTAATTAATCTGTCTACCCATGAAGAGCATTTTTATGCTATTCAACGCATCGAATTTGATTCCTCGGTAGAGATAGCCACCGAAGGGCAGTGCCATATTTTAAGCCTGGTAGAAGGAAGTTCTATTACCGTCCGGACAGGCGCATTGGAACAGACTATTCATTATGCTGAAACTTTTGTAGTGCCGGCTGCTGCCGGAAGTTATGTACTTATCAATGAAGGCAAGAGCCAGGCAAAAGTAGTAAAAGCATTTGTTAAGGATGATCACTGTTAATATCCCCTATGTATACGATAAGAAACCTTGTAATCTTATTTTTAATTATATGTGTGCCGGTTTTGCTACTGGCTCAGCCAAAGCAGCCGGTAGATTATGCCGATCCTATGATCGGTTCGTCTGAATCCCGCTGGATGCTGAACCCTGGCGTAACAATGCCCTTCGGAATGGTGCAATTGAGTCCGGATAATCAGGGGAATGTATGGAAAGCTGGGTATGAATATACCTTAAATAACATTGGCGGTTTCAGTCACATCCATTCCTGGACCATGTCTGGCCTTTCAATTATGCCTACCGTGGGTGCTTTAAATACCAAACAAGGGCCTGCTGATGGCCCCACTACCGGCTGGACTACCGGGTACCGCTCCAGAATTGATAAAAAAACAGAACAAGCCAGTCCAGGCTATTATGCGGTAACGTTGATGAATGGAAATATCCGCACTGAGTTAACAAGTACCACCCGGGCAGGTTTTTTTCGATTCACCTATCCCCAGGAGGAAGAAGCACATATTTTGATAGATCTGGATTTCCCGGCAGAAAACAAACCTAAAATTCTGGATGCCCGCATTACACAAGTAAACGACAAGGAAATTGAAGGCTATTCTAAACAGCAGATGGATGACTGGAATGAGTACACGGTTCATTTTGTCGTGCGGTTTAATAAACCAATCGGGTATTTTGGCGGCTGGAAAAAGGATAGCGTTTTGCACAAAGTAAAAGAAGTAACCGGCAGTGGCGATATTGGGGCATTTGCAGATTTCAAAACGCAAAAAGGCGAAGTAATTCTGATGCAGACTGGTATTTCGCTGGTAAGTGTGGAAGGGGCAAGATTGAACCTGGAAACGGAGATGAATCCGTTTAACTGGAATTTTGATTCGGTCAGGAATAATGCCAGAACCACCTGGAATACCTTGCTTAGTAAGATAAAAGTAGAAGGCGGCAGCGAAGAAAATCTTAAGAAGTTCTATACCAATCTGTATCGTTCCTATATTGCCCGTACCATCTGGAGCGACGTTAATGGCAAATATGTAGATGTATGTGAACAAGTACGTACACTTGATGATCCCAAATCTCCCATCCTAGGGTCTGATGCTTTCTGGAATACCTTCTGGAACCTGAACCAGCTATGGACATTGGTAAATCCGGATATTGCCAATATGTGGGTAAAATCCCAGCTGGAAATGTACAAGCACGGCGGCTGGCTGTCGAAGGGACCTGCAGGAATTGAATATTCTGGTATTATGGAAGCTTCCCACGAAATTTCACTGATTGTGAGTGCTTATCAGAAAGGTATCCGGAACTTTGACGCTGCTACAGCTTTTAAGGCAATGCTTCATCAACAGACCGTACCTGGAGTAAAACACGAATGTGGGGGGTATGCCGGAAATAAGTTTTTTGACTCGTACATGAAATTAGGCTATGTGCCGCATGAAGAAGGCCAGGTTTCTAATACCTTAGAATATGCCTATGACGATTGGTGTGTAGCCCAGATGGCCAAAGCGTTGGGCAAAAAAAGTGAATATAAAGGGTTTATTAAACGGGCGGGGAATTATAAAAACGTATTCGATCCGGAAACAAAATACATCCGCATGAAACACAAAGATGGCGCCTGGGTGAAAGACTGGAATCCCTATTGCTGCACCTCGTTCAATGGAACCGGCTATCTGGAAGGCAATGCCTGGCAATACAGCTTTTTTAATCCGCATGATGTACAAGGCATTCTCAACCTGATGGGGAAAGATGAATTTAACAAGCGGCTGGAAGAAGGTTTTGAAAAATCTGCCAGGTTTAGTTTCAATGCCGAAGCCGATCTGTACGACCGGGTGCCGATCAATCATGGAAACCAGCCCAATATGCAGGCGGCCTATTTGTTCAATTATTCCGGTAAACCCTGGCTTACTCAAAAATGGGCACGTGAGATCATGAATACCTACTACGGTTCCGATCCTTACCATGGCTGGCTGGGCGACGAGGACGAAGGACAAATGGGAGCCTGGTTTGTAATGAGCGCCATGGGGCTTTTTGAAACAGATGGAGGGGCTTCTGTAAAACCCTTTTATGAAATAGGCAGTCCCTTGTTTGAGAAAACGACCATTACCCTGGATAACCAGTATTATTCTGGAAAAACCTTTGAAATTGAAGCCAGAAATACTTCGGATAAAAACATTTACATTCAGTCAGCAACTCTAGATGGAAAGCCATTAACCAAGCCATGGTTTTATCATGCGGATCTGGTAGATGGAGGAAAACTAGTACTGGAAATGGGACCAGAACCCAACCAAAACTGGGGAAGCAAACCACAGGATGCACCGCCTTCTATGTCAGCGGCAGCAAATGCTAAGTAAGCAAATTGAATATATAATAGATAAAGTTAAGCTGCTCATGCGCTATTCTAATTCTACCTTTTCTGTACTTACTTGGTTGCGATTTGTTAATCAGCGAGCATTTGTTATTCTGGTGATACATATAGTATTGGTATGTGTTTTCTCTGATACTTCAACTGCACAAACAGCCAAACCCGATTTTACGCAATTCGTTGATCCGCATATTGGCACAGCCCATTGCCGCTGGTTTCATTTTACCCCAGGGGCTATTCCTTTCGGTATGGCTAAACCAGCTCCTTCTACAGATGGGCATTATGGAAATAAATCCGGATGGGAAGCAGTAGGCTATGATTTTAGACATGAATCCATTGAAGGTTTTGCAAATTTTCATGAATTCCAGATCGGCGGAATAGTGTTTGCACCTCTAACCGGCAAACTGCAAACCATTCCTGGCAAATTAGAAAATACAAACGAAGGTTACCGTTCTCCCTTTGACCGCAAAGATGAAAAGGCAACGTCCGGATATTACTCAGTGGTATTAAAAGAGTATGGTATAAAAGCGGAACTGACAGCTACTGAGAGAGTGGCTTTTCACCGCTATACTTTTCCGGCAGGCAATGAGTCCCATATTCTGTTTGACATAGGAAACCGCCAGGGTGAAAGTGGCCGGGTGAAAGATGCTAAAGTATATATGACACCAGATGGCCGCATTGAAGGTTTTGTTACTACCCTTCCGGAATATGTGCAGAAATACCAGGCAGGAGCCGAAGTAAGCATGTATTTTTCAGCTGTTCTGGATAAAAAACCAACGGCTTTTGGTGTATTCAAAGGAAATGAGCAGCAAGCCGGGAAAAAAGAATTGTCTGGAGAAGGGGCAGGAATGTATCTGACTTTTACTACCAAAGCCAATGAATCAGTCACCATCAAAGCCGGACTTTCTTATACCTCCATTGAAAATGCCCGCCTGAACCTGCAAACAGAAGCAGCTAATTTAAGTTTTGATCAGGCAAAAAATCAGGCACTCTCTACCTGGAATACTTATCTGGGCCGCATACAAGTAGAAACTTCCAACCGGGCCGACAAAGTAAAATTTTATACAGGCTTATACCATGCTTTATTAGGCCGTGGACTTGCCAGTGATGTAAATGGAGCGTATCCAAAAAATGATGGCACCGTAGGGCAAATTCCTGTAGATAAAAATAACAAACCGGTTCATCATCATTACAATACCGATGCCATTTGGGGGGCTTTCTGGAACCTGACACAGCTTTGGGCTCTGGCCTATCCGGAATATTATTCAGCATTCGTAAAAAGCCAGTTGCTGGTCTATAAAGATGCCGGCTGGCTGGGCGATGGCATTGCCAATAGTAAATATGTATCTGGAGTGGGCACCAACTTTGTCAGCCTGGTAATGGCCAGTGCCTATATGTGCGGCATCCGAGATTTTGATGTAAACTTAGCCTATGAAGCATCCTTGAAAAACGAAATCGACGGGAATAATCGTCCAAGAGGGGCCGGGAAACTGGATGTAGACCGCTTTGTAAAATATGGATTTGTTAATCACATTGATAAGTCAGATGCTTCGGACGAAATATGGCGTTTTTCCGGTTCTCATACACTCGAATATGCGTTTAGTTCTTTTTCTGTAGCTCAATGGGCAAAGCTATTAGGGAAAGAGAAGGATCACCAGCAACTGATGCGTTTATCCAAGGCCTGGGAGCAACTCTACGACCCGAAGACACAATTCCTGCGGCCAAAATATGCTGATGGTAAATTCATTGATAATTTCAAACCCACCGAAGTATGGCGGGGATTTCAGGAGGGTAATGCCTGGCAATATACCTTTTATGTACCACACGAACCAGAAAGTCTGGTAGCTAAAGTAGGAAAAGACCGATTCAACTCGAGGCTCGACAGTATTTTCACCGTTTCTCAAAAAGCAGTGTTTGGGGGTGGCAAAAATATTGATGCCTTTGCCGGCTTAGAAGGGTTATACAATCATGGAAACCAGCCTAACCTACATATTTCCTGGCTGTTCAATTATTCCGGCAAACCTTCACTTACTCAGAAATGGGCACGGGCCATTTGTAATGAATTCTACGGAACAGAAGGTGTACACGGCTATGGCTATGGCCAGGATGAAGACCAGGGACAATTGGGAGCCTGGTATGTGATAGGCAGCATGGGTTTATTTGACGTAAAAGCACTCACGGAAACGGAACCCAGTTTCGGCATAGGAAGTCCGCTTTTTACTAAGATTACGATTCAACTCAATCAAAAATATTATAAAGGAAAAGAGTTTGTAATAGAAGCCCGGAACAACAGCCAAAAAAATAGCTATGTACAATCTTTTACAATGAATGGAAAGAAACTCTACAAACCATTTATTCCTTTTAAGTCGGTGACTGATGGCGGTACATTAATTCTGGAGATGGGCAATAAGCCCAAGGATAGTTATTAGAACCTTGATAGACTTTAGCGGAATCGGAGTAATCAAACACATGCAATACTATTATTGGCACTCTCGGATAAATATTTAACATGGAAAGTAAAAGTTCTTCATATCTGGTATTCATTACCCTGGTAGCTACCTTAGGTGGATTATTGTTCGGGTTTGATATGGCGGTGATCTCAGGCGTATTGCCCTTTGTACAGAAACAATTTTCACTGGCTGCCGCTGAAGAAGGCTGGTTTGTGTCGTGTGCCATTGTAGGTTGTGTAATTGGGGTATTGTTTTCCGGAGAATTAAGCGACCGGTGGGGACGGAAAAAATTACTCATTATTGCAGCCATTCTGTTTTTGTTATCTGCTTTAGGCACGGCTATGGCTTCCTCTTTTACTTTTTTGATCATAGCACGTATAGTAGGGGGGATGGGCGTAGGAGTGGCTTCAAACCTGGCTCCTTTATATATTTCGGAAATTGCCCCAGCTTCTGTCCGTGGCAGACTGGTGACCTTTTACCAACTGGCGGTAACCTTAGGAATTCTGGTAGCTTACCTGACCAATGCTGCTGTCCTTAGCTATTCACAGGAACACCAGGGCCAGTCATTAGGCGGTTTATTGGACTATATTGTATTGCAGGAAGTGTGGAGAAGCATGTTTGCCATAGGGGTAATACCCTCTTTGTTATTTTTAGCTGGATTATTCTTTGTGCCGGACAGTCCCCGCTGGCTGATACAGCAGGGTAGGGAAGGAGAAGGTATGTCTATTCTGGCCAAAATCAACGGAGAAGTCGTAGCTCAGCAAGATTTCCAGAATATCCGCCGTACCCTTAGTCATGAAACAGGCTCGTATAAAGAACTATTTGCCCCAGGCATGCGAAAAGCCTTATGGATCGGATTGTTATTGCCTTTATTTTCCCAGTTCAGTGGAATTAATGCGGTTATTTATTATGGTCCACGCATTCTGAACGATGCTGGTATCAGTATCGACAATGCGCTTATGAGCCAGATTATTTTGGGCGCAGCAAACTTGCTATTTACTTTAATTGCTGTCTGGAAGGTAGACCAGATGGGCCGCCGGCCATTGTATCTGGTGGGATCAATGGGGGCAACCATCAGTTTATTTTTAACAGGCATTTGTTTTTACACTGGTGCCACGAATAGTCTTTTTCTCCTCCTGAGTGTAATTGCTTTTCTCGCCTGTTTTGCTTTCTCTATTGGACCCTTAAAATTTGTAATTGCTGCCGAAATTTTTCCTAATAAAATACGGGGCAGAGCCTTAGCCCTTAGCATCATGACCATGTGGATAGCTGATACCGTGGTGGGTCAACTAACTCCTGTTTTACTGGAATCTGTTGGTACAGCGATTACTTTCTGGCTCTTTGCTGTCTGCTGCCTGATTTCTTTCTGGGTGGTGTATAAAATGGTGCCTGAAACCAAAGGCAAAACGCTGGAAGAAATTGAAGATATGTATATGGCTCCTCATTAATATATTGATAGCAATCCTATCATGCCAATTTCTACAAGGGCCGGGTTAATTGTAAGCGATATTATCCCTTGATGGGACGCTAAAGGAATTGATCAATTAAAGCCCCTTATAAAAGCTTCACATCCTTGTTAGCTTTCGTTTTTAGTCCAATACTTCCGTTAATTCTTTGAGCAACTCTTTTCTCATATAAAGAACTTTAAGAAACTCTTTTATAATAGCAGCTATAAGTTTGTATCTGGTACTATTTTGAAAGCGTAAAAATAGGTATACTCATAAAATGAGAGTTAAATGCGGCTGAAGTATGGGTAATGGCTAAGATGAAGAAGAGATAGTTTAGGAGAATTTAACAAATTTTAGATTTTTTAGATTACATCCATGTAAGCTAGATAGTTTTTTGTAATATTATTCTACTTAAACAGAATTCATGAAAGCGAGTATAACCCTTACTGTGAACGGGAACACACATACAGTTGATGTAGATCCTTCTATGCCACTGCTTTACGTCCTGCGAAATCATTTAGAACTTAATGGGCCTAAGTATGGCTGTGGTTTGGCGCAATGTGGTTCCTGTATGGTACTTCTGGACGGAAAAGCTGTTCCCAGTTGCCTCCTGCGGATTGACGATGTTAAAAACCTGAAGGTAACAACTCTGGAAGGACTCCTGCGCCAGGATGGTGGATTGCATCCGGTACAGGAAGCTTTTGTGCAACAGCAAGCAGCGCAATGTGGATTTTGCCTGAATGGAATGGTTATTTCGGCAGTAGCTCTGTTATCGGAAAATAAATCGCCTGATGAAAATGCTATCCGTACGAATTTACAAAGGGTTCTCTGCCGTTGTGGGGCTCAATCCCGTGTGATCAAAGCCGTTAAACAAGCTTCGCATACGCTAACATCCAAAGCTAAACAAGGGCAGGAATGAAAGAAAAAGAAACCAACGCTTCATTATCCAGGAGAGATTTTCTGAAAGGAGCAGGATGTCTTACGATAGCTTTTCCATTATTTGGTACCTGCTGGCTGCCAGAAACAGATAAGAGCCTGGACGATACATTGCCCGGAAGTCTGAAAGGACAACCACAGATCAATGCCTGGCTGGAAATTTTGCCAGAAGGGAAAATCCGTGTATTAACCGGAAAAATGGAACTCGGCCAGGGTATTCGTACGGCTATTGCACAAGTGGCGGCAGAAGAACTGGATATGGATATTGAGAACGTGGAAGTACATCTGGCCGAAACCGGACGAACTCCCCACGAAGGCTATACTGCCGGAAGCGGCTCGATTGAGAACAGTGCAATGTCTGTGCGCTATGCCGCGGCTGCTGCCCGTATGAAATTGATGGAACTCGCCGCGAAGAAACTACAGGCAAAAACAGAGCAGCTGGAACTGGCCAACGGGAGTGTATTTGTGAAGGGTGGAAAGCAGAAACTGACTTTTAGCCAGATATTAGATGGCGCCCAGCTTAAAGATGAAGTGCGTTTGCCGGTTCAACTCAAAGAGAAATCTGCTTACAAGTTGGTGGGCAAGGCTATCCCCCGCAAGGATATAGAACGGATGGTGAGGGGTCAACAGTACTATATCCAGGACTTGCGTTTTCCGGGAATGGTACATGGACGCATCATCAGGCCTTCAGCTTACGAGGCAAAACTAAGCTCGTTTGATGAAAAAGCCTTAAAGCAAAAGTTTCCTGGTATCATAAAAACAGTGGTAAATGGTAATTTCTTAGGTTTGATTGCCACCGATGAATTTGAAGCAATGCAGGCTCAGGCTTTTGTAAAAGAACATGCCACCTGGACACCTGGAAAAGCCTTACCGGAAGGTGACTTGCAAACGTATATCAAAAAGTTGCCTGGTAAAACCGAGCAGGTGAAAGTAAAAGGTAACATAAATGGTGCTTCCGGTGGCAATGCTCTTTCCATACAAGCAAGCTACTTTAAGCCTTATATTATGCATGGCTCTATCGGTCCTTCCTGTGGTATTGCATTGTTTGAAAATTCCATTCTGCATATCTGGTCGCATAGCCAGGGTATATACCCGATGAGAGAAGCGCTTACAAAAATGCTTGGTATTCCCTCAGATCAGATTCATATCGTAGGCGTACCCGGATCTGGTTGTTATGGCCATAATGGGGCAGATGATGCGGCGACAGATGCGGCCTTACTGGCAATGGCTTATCCGGGCAAACATGTACGCGTGCAATGGTCACGGGCAGAGGAGCATGGCTGGGAACCTTATGGCAGCGCTATCGCCGTAGACTTAAAAGCAAGTCTGGATTCATCCGGAAAAATTAACTATTGGGATAGTGAAGTTTGGACCGATTCGCATAGTACACGCCCCGGCGGAGACCCTGCTACATTACTTACTGCCCGCCACATTGACAAAGCATTTAAGATGCAATCGGCTGGTTATACTGGCGGAGGACACCGCAATGCAGAACCCTATTATGCCATTCCTAATCTTCAGATTGTAGCGCATTTTTTTGAAGGGCCACTTCGGGTATCTTCCCTGCGTGGACTAGGTGCGTATGCCAATATTTTTGCACTGGAATCCTTTATGGATGAACTCGCCGAAAAAGCAGGAAAAGACCCCTTAACCTTTCGCCTGATGCATCTGGAAGATGAAAGAGCCATAGCGGTTGTCAAAAAGATACAGGAGATGACAAAAAATGAAAAAACAAATAAGAAAGAGGGGATGGGATATGCCTTTTCACGATATAAAAATACAGCTACCTATTGTGCCGTTGCAGCAAAAGTATCTGTAGAAACCGGCTCCGGTGAAGTGAAAGTGCATAAAATGTGGGCTTCTATTGATGCCGGTGAAGTAATCAATCTGGATGGCATCATCAACCAGACGGAAGGAGGCATGATCCAAAGTGCCAGCTGGACACTCAAAGAGCAAGTACAGTTTGATTCCAGGCATGTCAATAGCCTGGACTGGGCTTCTTATCCGATCTTCAGGTTCAGTGATGTTCCCCAGGTGGAAGTAGCCGTTATCAACAGGCCTCAGGAAAAACCATTGGGCGCCGGGGAAGCCGCACAAGGCCCAACCTCTGCTGCCATAGCCAATGCTGTATACAGAGCCTGTGGAAAGCGTATACGCCACTTACCTATAGAGCAGGCCATGAAGCAGAAGTAATTGTTATAGGCAAATGACCAACTCAGGTTCTGCCCATTTTTAAGTATAAGCCTATCCCTTAGACTGGTGCAAATCTGACCATGACCAAAAAGTGCTTTGAAAACACAACTTCCCTTATCTTTTCAGTAATTCTTAATTTAAAAGAGAACCAGTTATGAAATAGGATTGTTTATATACAGTATATGAATTAACTTTGTTGAATCATATATTAACGTATTCTTCCATACAGGGAACAGTTTCCACACCGGATGAATGCATTCACCTACTCAATCTCTTCTATTTTTTGATGAAAAGACGTTCTTTATTAAAACAATTAGGTATTGCTGCCGGCGGCATCCTAACTCTTCCCGCATGGGCATCCGGCTGGTCGCCTGAATCTATTGGACATATCTCTACTTTGCCGGTTTCTGATGAAAACCTGCTGGCAGAAATAGTTGAAACCATTATTCCCGAAACTTCTACGCCTGGCGCCAAATCCTTAAAAGTGCATCAGTTTATAATGCGGATGGTGAACGACTGTTATGGAGCAGATGTACAGGAAAACCTGAAAAAAGGCCTGGCGACTACTGAGCAAGCAGCCAATCAGACTTTTCAAAAGTCATTTATGGAATGTGATGCCAAGCAGCGTAAGCAGGTATTCCTTCAGTTGATAAATTCTACGGATACGGCTACAAAACGCTTTGCCGAGATGACAAAAAACCTGACAATCCGGGGTTATATGAACTCCGAGTATGTAATGGTAAATATCCTCAAATACAATATGGTACCCGGGTTTTATAATGGTTGCGTACCTGTAAAGGCCTAAACCCAATAGAGCCTGCTTTTCTATATATTTCACATTTTACCAATTTAGTTTACATGTCTTTTTTAAATATAGATTCAGTTAAAGAACGTACGTTCGATGCCATTGTGATTGGTTCAGGCATTAGCGGTGGCTGGTCAGCCAAAGAATTAACCGGTAAAGGGCTGCGTACCCTGGTACTGGAGCGTGGCCGGGATGTAAAGCACATTACTGATTACCCGACCACCAACATGAACCCTTGGGAATTTGAACACCTGGGCCAGCTTCCAAAAGCCTTAAAAGATGCAAATCCAATAGCCACCCGTTGTTATGCGTTTAACGAAGATTCTGCGCATTTTTTTGTAAAAGATGCTGAACATCCGTATGTACAAGAAAAACCTTTCGACTGGATCCGGGGCTATCAGGTAGGCGGGAAATCCCTGTTATGGGCTAGAGGCACCCAACGCTGGTCTAAGTATGATTTTGATGGGCCTGCACGGGATGGTTTTGCGGTTGAATGGCCCATTGGTTATGAAGATATTGCACCCTGGTATAGTTATGTAGAGAAATTTGCCGGTATTTCCGGAAATAAAGATGGTCTGCCTCAATTGCCGGATGGGGAGTTTCTGCCTCCGCACGAACAATCGTGTGTAGAAAAACATTTTAGTGAGCAGATGGCGAAGCATTACAACAACACCCGTCCGGTAATTATCGGCCGGTGCGCCCATCTTACTAAACCGCAGCCTATACATTTTCAGCAGGGGAGAGCCAAGTGTATGAACCGCAATTTGTGTGAGCGGGGATGTCCTTTTGGAGGCTATTTCAGCAGTAACTCTTCTACCTTACCTTGGGCGGCCAAAACCGGCAAAATGACATTGAAACCTCATTCGGTCGTTCATTCGATTATATTTGATGAGAAAAAAAATAAAGCCACCGGTGTACGGGTGATCGATTCCCAGACCAAAGAGATGACCGAGTATTATGCACAGATCATCTTTTTAAATGCGGCGACATTAAATACAAACTTAATCCTGCTGAATTCTACGTCTAACCGTTTTCCGAATGGATTAGGCAATGATAATGGCTTGTTGGGTAAGTATATCGCTTTCCATAATTTCCGCACTACAATTTCTGCAGAGTATGAAGGTTTTCAGGATACAACAACAGCTGGTATCCGTCCGAATGGCAGTTATATACCCCGGTTCCGGAATGTATTCAAGCAGGAAACCGACTTTTTGCGGGGCTATGCAGCCGGATTCAGCGGAAGCCGGATGACCTCCAATGATACTTCTGGCTTAGGAGAAGAATTAAAAACAAGTTTAACCCAGAAAAAATATGGCAACTGGCGCGTAGGTTCGCACATGATGGGAGAGACAATTCCTAAAGAAAGCAATTATGTGGCTCTGGATGCGAATTTAAAAGATCCCTGGGGTATTCCTCAGTTGAAAGTATCGGTAGCCTACGATGATAATGATGAAAAAATGATTGTAGACTTCCATGAGCAGATGACCGAAATGCTCACCAAAGCCGGGTTTATAAATATCAAAACGCACGATAATCCTACTAAAGCCCCAGGATTGGATATCCATGAAATGGGTGGTGTACGCATGGGCAAAGATCCCAAAACTTCGCTGCTCAATAAATGGAACCAGTTGCATAGCTGCAAAAATGTGTTTGTAACCGATGGAGCCTGTATGACTTCCAACTCTACCCAGAATCCTTCCTTAACATTTATGGCCATAACTGCCAGGGCTGCAAATCATGCGGCCGAGGAATTAAAGAAAAAAAATCTGTAGTTAAATATTGGCTTACCTAAAAAGGCATGAGTTTTC from Rhodocytophaga rosea carries:
- a CDS encoding ROK family protein, translated to MNKYYVGLDIGGSHIAAGIVQVGTVQTITQFPVLTQLINSADRAEVILEQWSKTIEAICRDHNISALNGIGFAMPGPFQYEKGIAAIESLHKYDDLFGLNIRTMLVNQLSSQLAMQASQVEFVNDAHGFLLGAVQANGWKKDKVLAVTIGTGLGGGFYSDGQARIEGPGIPEGGFLYYQPFKEGIAEDYISTRWLLNRFNALKGSTLQNVKQLVDYYPADAITYKVFTEFGTHLAQFLTPVIESFQPDQIIFGGNIMKAYGYFKEAFLQTLKQTSYTYQIHMTDNTSSLAIRGAVQGLIEKDKEQHSKANYRETHQPLLPVEKLVLSSQGYDIYPTFKLENGSIYTGFESLADWIAAKEKVVIEGYGGVLWEQFVDNLNQQFIRKGVRVNWLCMDAAWKDENEINQMIEPYLGGDDPIFGNVYPGELSDFFDLGRLKKLQPKKAGINILYGCGAALAGWNAPLVYLDVPKNEIQFRSRAGNVCNIGALQPIKPGPQYKRFYFVDWAVLNKHKKQILPSIDVIVDEQRVEDITWMNGEKFRDALQSMSQHMFRVRPWFEPGVWGGQWIKDRIEGLSKEVVNYAWSFELIVPENGIILESNRHLLEVSFDFLMFAGNESVLGKAARRFKYEFPIRFDFLDTFDGGNLSLQCHPTTKFIQANFGENFTQDETYYILDAKEEAKVYLGFQENINKTEFREKLEDSFQNNTPVEVEKYVQVFPAQKHDLFLIPNGTVHCSGKNTMVLEISATPYIYTFKMYDWLRLDLKGLPRPLNIDRAFRNLDFERKGEKVQQQLLSKPEVIKKGQDWQLINLSTHEEHFYAIQRIEFDSSVEIATEGQCHILSLVEGSSITVRTGALEQTIHYAETFVVPAAAGSYVLINEGKSQAKVVKAFVKDDHC
- a CDS encoding GH92 family glycosyl hydrolase, whose translation is MYTIRNLVILFLIICVPVLLLAQPKQPVDYADPMIGSSESRWMLNPGVTMPFGMVQLSPDNQGNVWKAGYEYTLNNIGGFSHIHSWTMSGLSIMPTVGALNTKQGPADGPTTGWTTGYRSRIDKKTEQASPGYYAVTLMNGNIRTELTSTTRAGFFRFTYPQEEEAHILIDLDFPAENKPKILDARITQVNDKEIEGYSKQQMDDWNEYTVHFVVRFNKPIGYFGGWKKDSVLHKVKEVTGSGDIGAFADFKTQKGEVILMQTGISLVSVEGARLNLETEMNPFNWNFDSVRNNARTTWNTLLSKIKVEGGSEENLKKFYTNLYRSYIARTIWSDVNGKYVDVCEQVRTLDDPKSPILGSDAFWNTFWNLNQLWTLVNPDIANMWVKSQLEMYKHGGWLSKGPAGIEYSGIMEASHEISLIVSAYQKGIRNFDAATAFKAMLHQQTVPGVKHECGGYAGNKFFDSYMKLGYVPHEEGQVSNTLEYAYDDWCVAQMAKALGKKSEYKGFIKRAGNYKNVFDPETKYIRMKHKDGAWVKDWNPYCCTSFNGTGYLEGNAWQYSFFNPHDVQGILNLMGKDEFNKRLEEGFEKSARFSFNAEADLYDRVPINHGNQPNMQAAYLFNYSGKPWLTQKWAREIMNTYYGSDPYHGWLGDEDEGQMGAWFVMSAMGLFETDGGASVKPFYEIGSPLFEKTTITLDNQYYSGKTFEIEARNTSDKNIYIQSATLDGKPLTKPWFYHADLVDGGKLVLEMGPEPNQNWGSKPQDAPPSMSAAANAK